The DNA window AGGCCACCAAGGCCAAGCAGGCGCAAAGCCGTATCAAGATGCTGGAGCGCATGGAGCTGATCGCCCCGGCGCACGTCGACAATCCGTTCACCTTCAGCTTCCGTCCGCCGGAAAGCCTGCCGAACCCGCTGCTGCGCATGGAAAAGGTCAGCGCCGGCTATGGCGAGAAAGTGATCCTGAAGTCAATCAAGCTGAACCTGGTACCCGGCTCGCGCATCGGCCTGCTCGGCCGCAACGGCGCCGGCAAATCGACGCTGATCAAACTGCTGGCCGGCACCCTGGAACCGCTGAGCGGCGAGATCGGCCTGGCGAAAGGCATCAAGCTGGGCTACTTCGCCCAGCACCAGCTGGAATTCCTGCGCGCCGACGAATCGCCGCTGCAACATCTGAGCCGCATCGCCCCAAGGGTGCTGGAGCAGCAGCTGCGCGACTATCTGGGCGGTTTCGGCTTCCAGGGCGACAAGGTCAGCGAAATGACCGAGCGGTTCTCTGGCGGCGAGAAGGCGCGGCTGGTGCTGGCGCTGATCGTCTGGCAGCGCCCGAACCTGCTGCTGCTCGATGAACCGACCAACCACCTGGATCTCGACATGCGCCAGGCGCTGACCGAGGCGCTGATCGATTTCGAAGGCGCGTTGGTGGTGGTATCGCACGACCGTCATCTACTGCGCTCCACCACCGACGATCTGTATCTGGTGCACGACGGCCAGGTCGAGCCTTTCGAGGGCGACCTCGACGACTACCAGCAGTGGCTGATCGATCTGCAGCGTCAGGAAAGCCAGCAGGACGCACCGGAAAAAGAGAGCGGTGGCAACAGCGCACAGGCGCGCAAGGATCAAAAACGCCGCGAGGCGGAATTCCGCACCCAGACCCAACCGCTGCGCAAGCAGATCGCCAAACTGGAACAGCAGATGGAAAAACTGGGCGCCGAACTGGCGGCGGTGGAAGAGCAGTTGGCGGACTCCGCACTGTACGACATCAGCCGCAAGGCCGAGCTGACCGACTGCCTGCAAAAGCAAAGCCAGGCCAAATCCGCGCTGGAAGAGACGGAAATGACCTGGCTGGATGCGCAGGAACAGCTGGAGCAGCTAACGCAGGCGTTCGACGCCTAAGCCTCAGGCCTTGTAAAAAGGTTTATCCCCCAGAATGGTCGCGCGGTGCATGATGCGCCGCTGCGGCAGATAATCCGCGTTGGCGTAGTGTTGCGTCACGCGGTTATCCCAGATCGCCACGTCATTCTCCTGCCAGCGCCAGCGCACCTGAAACTCCGGTTTGGTGATGTGAGCAAACAGGAAATTCAGTAAAGCGTCACTCTCCTTCGGCGCCAGATCGACGATCCGCGTAGTGAATCCTTCATTGACGAACAGCGCCTGCCGGCCGCTGACCGGGTGGGTGCGCACCACCGGATGCAGCAGCGGCGGGTTTTTCTGCACCGCCTGTTGCCAGCGCTGATGTTCCTCGTCACTGCCGCGATGCTTGTGCTCCGGGAACGACTTGGTGAAGTCATGCTCCGCGCGCAGCCCCGCCAACAGCGTTCTGAACGGCGTCGACAGCGCCTCGTAGGCGGCGATGCCGCTGGCCCACAGCGTATCGCCACCGGTGGAAGGCAAGGTCTTGGCCGCCAGGATCGCTCCCAGCGGCGGGTTCTCGATAAAGGTCACGTCGGTGTGCCAGTTATCGTTGTCCGGCGGGTTGTCGTCGTGGGTATCGAGCACGATGATCTCTTCCACGTCGGTGGCGTGCGGATAGACCGGATGAATATGCAGATCGCCGAAGCGGCCGGCCAGATCGCGCTGCTGCAGCGGCGTGATCGGCTGATTGCGGAAGAACAGCACCTGATGCTTCAGCAGCGCATGATAGAGCTGTTCAAACTGGCCGTCACCCAGCGGCCGGGCTAATTCGACGTTTTCCACCAGCGCCCCGATGTAAGGCCCCAGCGGGGTGATATTCAGACGTTCATTCATTGCTGTACTCCATGCCACGGGGTCAATCGACGCTGCAGGGCGCGCAGCCCCAGCTCCAGACCAAAAGCAATCACCGCAATCACGCCGATGCCGGCCAACACTACGTCGGTCGCCAGAAACTCACCGGCGGATTGCACCATAAATCCCAGGCCGCGCGTGGCGGCGATCAGTTCGGCGGCCACCAGCGTCGACCAGCCGACGCCCAGCCCGATGCGAATGCCGGTCAGGATCTCCGGCAGCGCGCTCGGCAACACCACGAAACGCAGCACCTGCCAGCGCGTAGCGCCCAACGCGCGGGCGGCGCGCACCCGCACCTGCGCCACGCTGCGCACACCGGCCACGGCGGAGAGCGTCACCGGTGCGAAGATAGCCAGATAAATCAGCAAGATCTTCGAGGTTTCGCCGATGCCGAACCAAATCACCATCAGCGGCAGATAGGCCAGCGGCGGCACCGGACGATAGATCTCAATCAGCGGATCGAGGATGCCGCGCACCGTGTCGTTCAGCCCCATGGCGATGCCCACCGGAATCCCGACGATCACCGCCGCCAACAGCGCCACCAAAATGCGTCCCAGGCTGGCCGCCAGATGCTGCCACAGCGTGGCGTCCATAAAGCCCTGCGGGCTGGCGATGGTGATCAGCTGGTGCAGCACCTGCTGCGGCGCCGGCAAAAACAGCGGGCTGATCAGCTGCAGCGCCGTCACGCCCCACCAGACGATCAATACCGTCAATAACGTGGCGCCGCTCAGCCAAACGTTGCGCGGTACGCTGAAACGGCGTACCGGCTTGTCCTGCGGCTGCGCCGCGGCCTTCAGAGTGGAATGCAGGCTCATAGCAAGGCCTCGCGCTGTTGGAAAACTTTGCCCAGCACGTATTCGCGCTGC is part of the Serratia surfactantfaciens genome and encodes:
- a CDS encoding ABC transporter ATP-binding protein; this translates as MIVFSSLQIRRGIRVLLDNATATVNPGQKVGLVGKNGCGKSTLLSLLKGEIAADGGSFTFPGNWALAWVNQETPALDVPAIEYVIDGDREFRQLEAELQAANDRNDGHAIATLHGKLDAIDAWTIRSRAASLLHGLGFSNEQLQSPVRDFSGGWRMRLNLAQALVCRSDLLLLDEPTNHLDLDAVIWLERWLKSYPGTLVLISHDRDFLDPIVDKILHIEQQTMNEYTGNYSSFERQRATKLAQQQSLYQHQQEKVAHLQSYIDRFRAQATKAKQAQSRIKMLERMELIAPAHVDNPFTFSFRPPESLPNPLLRMEKVSAGYGEKVILKSIKLNLVPGSRIGLLGRNGAGKSTLIKLLAGTLEPLSGEIGLAKGIKLGYFAQHQLEFLRADESPLQHLSRIAPRVLEQQLRDYLGGFGFQGDKVSEMTERFSGGEKARLVLALIVWQRPNLLLLDEPTNHLDLDMRQALTEALIDFEGALVVVSHDRHLLRSTTDDLYLVHDGQVEPFEGDLDDYQQWLIDLQRQESQQDAPEKESGGNSAQARKDQKRREAEFRTQTQPLRKQIAKLEQQMEKLGAELAAVEEQLADSALYDISRKAELTDCLQKQSQAKSALEETEMTWLDAQEQLEQLTQAFDA
- the tauD gene encoding taurine dioxygenase; this encodes MNERLNITPLGPYIGALVENVELARPLGDGQFEQLYHALLKHQVLFFRNQPITPLQQRDLAGRFGDLHIHPVYPHATDVEEIIVLDTHDDNPPDNDNWHTDVTFIENPPLGAILAAKTLPSTGGDTLWASGIAAYEALSTPFRTLLAGLRAEHDFTKSFPEHKHRGSDEEHQRWQQAVQKNPPLLHPVVRTHPVSGRQALFVNEGFTTRIVDLAPKESDALLNFLFAHITKPEFQVRWRWQENDVAIWDNRVTQHYANADYLPQRRIMHRATILGDKPFYKA
- the tauC gene encoding taurine ABC transporter permease TauC, producing the protein MSLHSTLKAAAQPQDKPVRRFSVPRNVWLSGATLLTVLIVWWGVTALQLISPLFLPAPQQVLHQLITIASPQGFMDATLWQHLAASLGRILVALLAAVIVGIPVGIAMGLNDTVRGILDPLIEIYRPVPPLAYLPLMVIWFGIGETSKILLIYLAIFAPVTLSAVAGVRSVAQVRVRAARALGATRWQVLRFVVLPSALPEILTGIRIGLGVGWSTLVAAELIAATRGLGFMVQSAGEFLATDVVLAGIGVIAVIAFGLELGLRALQRRLTPWHGVQQ